The following are from one region of the Noviherbaspirillum sedimenti genome:
- a CDS encoding DUF4864 domain-containing protein produces the protein MKRLTLMVLMFVMVGGAAMLAKAAEFGQNEVAAIQGAVQLQIEALANDDAAGAFALTTENTRSRLGSPDNFLKMIKEQYDPVYRHRLALYQSPQIVFGKVYQVVRLTDLESHVWVAIYLMHKDEEGAWKIDGCRLIQTKTIAV, from the coding sequence ATGAAACGTCTGACGCTAATGGTGTTGATGTTTGTAATGGTGGGCGGCGCGGCAATGCTTGCAAAGGCTGCGGAGTTCGGCCAGAACGAAGTGGCGGCAATCCAGGGCGCGGTACAGTTGCAGATCGAGGCGCTGGCGAATGACGATGCGGCCGGCGCGTTTGCCCTGACGACCGAAAATACGCGCAGCCGCCTCGGTTCGCCGGACAATTTTCTGAAGATGATCAAGGAGCAGTACGACCCGGTCTATCGCCATCGACTGGCACTGTATCAGTCACCGCAAATCGTCTTTGGTAAGGTCTACCAGGTCGTGCGCCTGACCGATCTCGAAAGCCATGTCTGGGTGGCGATTTACCTGATGCACAAGGATGAGGAAGGCGCCTGGAAAATCGATGGCTGCCGCTTGATTCAGACAAAAACCATTGCGGTGTAA